Below is a genomic region from Longimicrobiaceae bacterium.
CGAGTGGGCGGAGCACCTGCAGAAGAGCGGCTTCCGCGTGGAGATGAAGGAAGGGGCGGACCTGAATGCCGTGAAGAAGCAGCACGGGGTCACCGTGGACCTCGCGTCCTGCCACACGGCCGAGGTGGCCGGCTACGTGCTCGAGGGACACGTCCCGGCGGATGTGATCCGGCAGCTGCTCGCCGAGAAGCCCGCGATCCGCGGCCTGGCGGTGCCCGGCATGCCGGCGGGTGTGGAGGGGATGCCGGCAGCGGGTCCGAACCGCGCGCCCTATGAGATCTTCGCGATCGAGCAGGGGGGTGGCTCGCGAGTCTACGCCACGCGATGAGCGGATGAAGATCCCGGGCGTTCACTATCCAGCGACGACGAGATCGGCATGAAGAATCGGATTCGGGCCCATCTGCGGAATTTCGGAGCCTCGGCGCTCCTCCTCGGTGGCCTCGCCGCGTGTGGCGGCGACGCCGGCGAGGCGGGCGTACTCCCGGAGGGAGCGCCGCAGGGGGAGATCGCGGCGCTCGAATACGACGCCGCGGGCGGGCGCCTGCTCAAGGCATATCCACAGGCGCTCTATGCGAGCGCGGATGGCGGAGCGACGTGGAAGCCCATCCCGCTGCCGGCCTCCGTGCGGCAGGGCCGGCTCTCCGCGGTGGCCGCTGCCGATTCCGGGCGGGTGCTCTACGCCGCGGGCCCCGGCGTGGGAGTGCTTCAGAGCACCGATGGCGGGAAGACGTGGATCCCCCGTAGCGGTGAGCTTCCCAGCC
It encodes:
- a CDS encoding DUF411 domain-containing protein, whose translation is MKNRTKWILGLVALVAVAVFGTLYRGHAEPAFAAEHSANALALADAPVITVYKNPTCACCGEWAEHLQKSGFRVEMKEGADLNAVKKQHGVTVDLASCHTAEVAGYVLEGHVPADVIRQLLAEKPAIRGLAVPGMPAGVEGMPAAGPNRAPYEIFAIEQGGGSRVYATR